CACTGGCCTTAGGCGGCGCCCGGACGGCACTCGAAGAAGCGTTTCGTTGGGCAGAGCACCATGGGCTGCTGTCCGATCGCTATTTCCAGCATGAACTGGCTCGCCTCATCGGCGCCTATGCAGCGGCGCATGCGTTGGTCGTGCGTGCGGCCAGGGTTGTGCCGCCGCTCGCGGATTTGTCCGCGATGGCCAAATTCGTCGCCACCGATACAGCCATGAGCATTGTTTCTGCGGTCATGAATTGGCTGGGTTTGGAGGCAACGCTCGTGGGGAGCACTGTCGAGCGCCTCTATCGGGATATTCGACTCACGCAAATTTACGAGGGGACTAACGAGATCAACCGGCTGGTCGTGTTCGAAAAGCTACGGAGCGGTCGGCCATTGTGTTGGCCGGAAGGCGTGTGAACGAACACATCGGAGGGACGACCATGGGCCTAGGATTTCTATCGGTTTCTCAGGCGGTGGTACCCATCAGCACGGGGCCAATCGAGGTTCCCATCTTGTACCGTGAGGCACAGTCCATCCTAGCTTTGTTTCCGTTGGAGCCGGGGGCGCTGGAGGCGGAACTCCGGCCGCTACCATTGGAACCCGTTCCCTTGCTGGGCGGAAAGCCAGCGCTTGTGGTTGCATTCTTTGATTACCGCGATACCACAATCGGCCCCTATCACGAGGCAGCGGTCGCAACCATTGTCGTTCCGCGAGGAGTGGCTCGTCCCCAACGCCCCCTGCTCGACTTCCTGCTACCCCCGCATTGGCGGCGCTCGGGGCTGTACATCTTCGATTTGCCGGTGACGACTGCAGTGGCCAATGCGGCAGGGCGGGAGTTGTGGGGCCTGCCGAAGTTCGTGACCGACATCCCCTTTTCTTGGCACGACGATCGCTTCGACGTGGGAGTGTGCGAGCCCGGGTGCAGCGAGCGGATTTGCTCTCTCGTGGGTTACGCTCCGGCGGGTAGCCGCATGCCGTTACGATCGTTGTCGTTGTACAGTCAGCTAGGATCGCACTTGCTGCGTACCGAGGTAAACCTGCGTGGTATGGGGCGCGTGGTGCGCAGTCCGGCAGTGCACCTCCACATTGGCTCGCGGTTGCACCCCATGGCCCAGCGCCTCGTGCGGCTGGGGTTGGATGGGGCCATGCCGGCCTTGCTCCAACTGGCGCCCCGTTTCCAAGCTCGGTTGAACCTGGGCCGGAGAATTCCCGTGCCGGTCGCCGCGGCCGTGCACCAAGAGCGGCAGGTAGAGGCGGCTTGAGTAGCTTTCATTGGCCCGGCGGCACGCTGGCAAGGCCGCTAACTGCGTCAACTTGCTGGCTTTACGCAGGCAAAAGCGGTAGCAGGTGTGCTTGTCGAGCACTCCCCAGGTGTTCTCTGCCCCGGGGAGTGCGTGCAGAAAGGACTGCAACGCACTATGAGACTCGTACGGGCCGTTGGAGCAATCGTTTTGATCGTGGCGGTCGCGCTAGCCTATCGCATTACGACCCGCTCCGGTATGTGGGCGCGGATCGAGCCGCACTTCGCTGGCACGTGCCGGGTGGTCAGCGGAGTGGTAGGAGCTGAGGACGTAACCATAGATCCAGCTTCCATGGTGGCGTTTCTGTCCGCGCAAGATCGGCGGGCGTTGCGCGGTGCGGCTGGACCACGGGGGGAAATTTACGCGCTGGATTTGAAGGACCCGGCCGCTCTGCCGCGCCCTTTGACGGGTGGCGTGCCGGGCGACTTTCATCCGCACGGAATTTCGCTGTGGCGGGATGGGGAAGGGAAGTTGCGGCTGTTTGCGATCAATCATCGGTCGGACGGCAGTCATACGGTCGAGGTTTTCGATTCGCAGGAGCAAGGGCTCCGCCATGTTCGCACGGTTCGTTATTCGGAGCTTTCCTCGCCGAACGATCTTGTTGCCGTGGATGCGGAGCGCTTTTATGCCACTAATGATCGTGGCGTGCCCGAGGCCGGGTGGCGTCAAACGTTAGAGGTTTATCTGGCTTTGCCGTGGTCCACGGTCTCTTACTTCGACGGGAAAGTGGGTACCGTGGCCATGCGCGGCTTAGCGTTTGCGAACGGCATCGCGCGCAGCGCCGATGGCTCGGAGTTGTACGTTGCGGAGTGCTTGGGCCGCGCCGTGCACGTGATGGGGCGCGATCCCGCCTCCGGGAGCCTGTCGGAGAAAAAGGTCATCGCGCTGTCTGCCTGTCCGGACAACATCGAAGTCGATGAGCATGGCGCGTTGTGGGTCGCGGCCCACCCGCGCCTGTTCGACCTGGTGGCGCACAGTCAGGACCCGGCGAAGCGCTCGCCTTCGCAAGTGCTGCGCATCGTCCTGAACACAGGCCAGGTCGAAGAGGTGTACCTCAACGACGGGAATCCCCTGTCTGGAGCGAGCACAGCGGCTGTCCTCGGGCACACCATGGTGCTCGGCGCGATTTTCGACCCGCACGTGTTGGTTTGCACCCTGCCGTAGCTCACCCCGGCAAGCACGACGCTAGGGCTACGCCGGAGCCACCGTTCCGCAGGAGCAGGCCTTGTGCCTGCCCCAGGCGGGTTTTCTCCTTCTCCTGCAGCTTGTAGGGGCGACCCTTGTGGTCGCCCGCGGCGCTGCCCGCCGGTTGCGAAAACGTGGGTGTCCTTTGTGGCGCCCTCCCGGACCGCCACCGCCCAAAAAGTGGGTGTCCCATTTGGTGCCATTTCGTGATGGACCCGCCCTGCCCCGGCGCAACGGGGCCCGAAAAGTGGGTGTCCCATATTGTTGCCCGGGTCAACGACGTTGCCCCGTTGTAGGGGCGACCCTTGTGGTCGCCCGCGGCGCTGCCCGCCGCTTGTGAAAACGTGGGTGTCCTTTGTGGCGCCCTCCCGGACTGCCACCGCCCAAAAAGTGGGTGTCCCATATTGTCTCCCATATTGTCTGATCCGGGCCCGGGGCTCGGCTGGCTTAAAAGGCGAAGGATCCTCGCCCCCGAACCCGGCTGTGTTTGGCAAGGGTGTGCCCGCTTTTCGCCAAGGACCATTACCGGTACCGGGTAACTCGCCAGACACGTTAAACGGCCCGACCAGTACAGGGTCTGCCCGGCCGACAAACCCTACGCGTTTTAGCGAACGACAACAGGAACTCGCTGTCGCAGGCTTTGTGGAATGCTTCCGGGGAGCAACCTCCTCCGCGACACCCCGAGGCTATGCAGCCCGGAGGGCGGCTGGACGGAACCGCTGGCGGCGAAGTGCGGGGCGCTCGTGTCTTCGGCGCCAACGCATCAACGCTCGACGCACGCCTGCCGGATCGAAGCCGAAGACCGCGCACAAGTTCACGAAAGAAAAAGGCCAGTCCCAGTCATTCTGGAAAATCCAGCTCTCGGCTTCGAGGAAAGCCACTTGCCCCGCGGTGGTGGTCGCATACGCATAGCGCCGGTAACACTCGATCCCATCTGCAAACACCGCCCACATGAGCGCCCGCTCTCCCGAACTTTGCGTGGACCCGCGCGGGGTGAAAAATTGCTCCGGCAAAACCGCATCAGCTTCGAGCAGATCCTGTAGGGTCCTCGCTGCAGTCAGGTCTCGCGTGTCCATCTCTTCACCTCCCTCCGGGCGGAAGGTTGGATCCTGCAAGTCCTTTGCCAAATGGAACGCGAGAAGAAATCGTTTGAGGAATTCTCTCAAGCGACGAATTCCGTCACTTTCGTTCCCGTCCAAGGACGATTTGGTTAACCTGTTGCCGGTACAAGCCCTGCAGTAGAAGGGTGGTCGGGCCTGGTTTGCCGCCTCCGATGCGTAGGCCATCCACTTCCACGACCGGCAGCACCTCCACGACAGCGGAGGTCAGGAACACCTCGCGGGCCTGGCAAAGCTCGCCGACGGAAATGCGCCGTTCAACGGTTAAAATTTTCGCTCGCTCGGCCAGGGAGATCACTAGTCCCCGCGTGATACCTGGCAGCAAGTGGTTGACGGGCGGAGTAACCAGGACGTCGTTTTGAGTC
This sequence is a window from Candidatus Binatia bacterium. Protein-coding genes within it:
- a CDS encoding arylesterase; the protein is MRLVRAVGAIVLIVAVALAYRITTRSGMWARIEPHFAGTCRVVSGVVGAEDVTIDPASMVAFLSAQDRRALRGAAGPRGEIYALDLKDPAALPRPLTGGVPGDFHPHGISLWRDGEGKLRLFAINHRSDGSHTVEVFDSQEQGLRHVRTVRYSELSSPNDLVAVDAERFYATNDRGVPEAGWRQTLEVYLALPWSTVSYFDGKVGTVAMRGLAFANGIARSADGSELYVAECLGRAVHVMGRDPASGSLSEKKVIALSACPDNIEVDEHGALWVAAHPRLFDLVAHSQDPAKRSPSQVLRIVLNTGQVEEVYLNDGNPLSGASTAAVLGHTMVLGAIFDPHVLVCTLP